A single Ketobacter sp. MCCC 1A13808 DNA region contains:
- a CDS encoding ABC transporter ATP-binding protein, which produces MSTSIKAQNICIDFPVYENSNRSLKNTVFSMTTGGKLGNDGRSHPVVRAVDNLSFEFNEGARVGLTGHNGSGKTTLLRVLAGIYAPVTGSMEIHGRVASLLDVSMGLDPDATGFENIYLRGIVQGLSPAAIKEKMEDIAEFSELGQYLNLPVRTYSSGMLMRLAFSISTSVKADILIMDEWLSVGDRNFRMKAADRLQSIVDQASILVIATHDPSLVERVCNRKIHLEHGRIVADEPVIPQSEAANEEKPEKEQAVPHAKAVGAHT; this is translated from the coding sequence ATGTCGACATCTATTAAAGCGCAAAATATCTGTATCGATTTTCCTGTATACGAGAACTCGAATCGTTCGCTCAAAAATACCGTGTTCAGCATGACGACCGGAGGAAAGCTGGGTAATGACGGGAGAAGTCATCCGGTTGTAAGGGCGGTTGATAATCTGTCGTTTGAGTTTAATGAGGGAGCCCGGGTCGGTTTGACCGGTCACAATGGCTCTGGAAAAACCACTTTGCTGAGAGTGCTGGCCGGAATCTATGCCCCGGTTACCGGTTCTATGGAGATTCATGGACGGGTCGCTTCGTTACTGGATGTTTCGATGGGGTTGGATCCGGATGCCACCGGGTTTGAAAATATTTATTTGCGCGGGATCGTGCAGGGATTAAGCCCGGCAGCAATTAAGGAAAAAATGGAAGATATCGCTGAATTTAGCGAGCTTGGGCAATACCTGAATCTGCCTGTACGCACCTATTCAAGTGGCATGTTGATGCGGTTAGCCTTCTCCATTTCCACCAGTGTAAAAGCAGATATCCTGATTATGGATGAATGGCTCAGCGTTGGTGACAGGAACTTTCGGATGAAAGCGGCGGATCGTTTGCAATCTATAGTGGATCAGGCCTCCATTCTGGTAATCGCCACACATGATCCTAGTCTGGTGGAGCGAGTTTGTAATAGAAAAATTCACCTTGAGCATGGTCGTATCGTGGCCGATGAGCCGGTGATTCCCCAATCCGAAGCAGCTAATGAAGAAAAGCCTGAAAAGGAACAGGCGGTCCCCCACGCGAAAGCAGTGGGTGCCCATACATGA
- the wecB gene encoding non-hydrolyzing UDP-N-acetylglucosamine 2-epimerase — protein MKVLVIFGTRPEVIKLAPVILELQRRLEQGVELLTCLTGQHREMAYQALSVFKITPDADLDLMQPGQTLPDLTARLMTAISMVLETHRPDVVVVQGDTSTAFVGGLAAFYAGIPVAHVEAGLRTGDMQSPFPEEMNRVMLSRVARWHFAPTERAANALLEEGIDKADVFITGNTVVDAIGIVRQQWNPEAIQKRLGFNVDPGKCVLVTTHRRENFGEGLQNILGAVTQLAVEYSELTFVFPVHLNPSVHDKVHKALAGIPNIKLLGPINFEESLYLQSISCLILTDSGGIQEEAPSFSVPVIVMREHTERREGVDAGFGVLAGQTKSDILNAAHYWLSDCARRDTLAELDNPYGDGRAALRIIDILAGSSDTYEE, from the coding sequence GTGAAAGTGCTCGTGATATTTGGCACACGTCCGGAAGTCATCAAGCTCGCACCTGTAATATTGGAATTACAGCGTAGGCTGGAGCAGGGAGTTGAACTCCTTACCTGCTTGACCGGTCAGCATAGGGAAATGGCTTATCAAGCCTTATCCGTGTTTAAAATAACCCCCGATGCGGATCTAGACCTCATGCAGCCGGGTCAGACTCTCCCCGATCTTACAGCCCGTTTGATGACGGCCATCTCAATGGTGCTGGAAACACATAGACCGGATGTTGTTGTGGTGCAGGGTGATACCAGCACCGCATTTGTGGGCGGTCTCGCCGCTTTCTACGCAGGAATCCCTGTCGCTCATGTGGAAGCAGGCTTACGGACTGGCGACATGCAAAGTCCATTTCCGGAAGAAATGAACCGAGTCATGTTGTCCCGGGTTGCACGTTGGCACTTTGCTCCAACCGAACGAGCAGCAAACGCATTGCTTGAAGAAGGAATTGATAAAGCTGATGTCTTTATTACCGGAAATACGGTAGTTGATGCGATCGGTATAGTGAGGCAACAATGGAATCCAGAAGCTATCCAAAAGCGTCTGGGTTTTAATGTCGATCCTGGTAAGTGTGTTTTGGTGACGACCCATCGTCGAGAAAATTTTGGCGAAGGATTGCAGAACATATTAGGTGCAGTAACGCAATTGGCAGTGGAATATTCTGAGCTGACTTTTGTGTTTCCAGTTCATCTGAATCCATCTGTACACGACAAAGTGCATAAGGCTTTGGCAGGTATACCCAATATCAAGCTGCTTGGTCCCATCAACTTTGAAGAAAGCCTGTATCTACAGTCCATTAGTTGTCTGATCCTGACCGATTCTGGCGGTATTCAGGAAGAGGCTCCGTCGTTTTCCGTTCCTGTAATTGTCATGCGCGAGCACACGGAGCGAAGGGAGGGGGTTGATGCTGGCTTCGGAGTGCTTGCGGGCCAGACTAAGTCTGATATTTTGAATGCAGCGCATTACTGGTTGTCAGATTGTGCCCGTCGTGACACTTTAGCGGAACTGGATAATCCTTATGGTGATGGAAGGGCTGCGCTTCGAATCATAGATATTCTTGCGGGAAGTTCTGATACCTATGAAGAGTAA
- a CDS encoding polysaccharide deacetylase, with translation MIRVLAAGDSSEAQMLVTAALGRSTPSGLIVEVSACELLKSHSQSHQIWVIINPLAIWTASIISLLEKASNKILLLGRLPEPLTDALELQNSGPVSSLNEAAKAKPADTFGESNSDARVVYLNPIGNQFSPLDVRHFQRYDFMDEWNNLGYGSITTEGSVWSLSSCHIAQLKNQIANVLTDGGTQATWSALWDSTGSVLWFARSVGPIDSQEWRLVESWLANYRCDELPCVPVIREIPAGYDSAVTMRLDCDEDVESARPLWETYCELEVPLSLALHATVLTDPKHHKLPLDVLGSGGSILSHTLTHAPNWGGSYEAALHEGAESRAVIERAIGHSVRYAVSPFHHTPEYARKALADAGYEGCVGGIINCDPDFMTARSGVPVGQGSGFIGFAQQCMLHGDCMQDSEDPIRIFKQAFSSAKQSAQFFGFLDHPFSERYQYGWESEVQRTEVHRSLIESMRKSGGNVLFASMEDAFDFLKAKASVAGVYENGQYQLSTPQIAPASWQIECEYRNERQVIGAGGCLL, from the coding sequence ATGATCCGGGTATTGGCAGCAGGCGACAGTAGCGAAGCACAAATGCTGGTGACAGCGGCATTGGGCCGATCAACACCCTCCGGTTTGATTGTAGAGGTATCAGCTTGTGAACTTCTGAAGTCGCATAGTCAAAGTCATCAGATCTGGGTGATTATAAATCCCCTTGCTATCTGGACAGCCTCAATCATTTCCTTATTGGAAAAAGCATCGAACAAAATATTGTTATTGGGACGATTGCCTGAGCCGCTGACGGATGCGCTTGAGCTACAGAATAGCGGGCCAGTTTCATCGCTCAATGAGGCAGCAAAGGCAAAGCCAGCTGATACATTTGGTGAATCAAACAGTGACGCGCGTGTTGTTTATCTGAACCCCATCGGCAACCAATTCTCGCCTTTAGACGTTCGCCATTTTCAACGTTACGATTTTATGGATGAATGGAATAACCTGGGATACGGTAGCATTACCACAGAGGGCTCGGTCTGGTCTCTATCTTCCTGTCATATTGCACAACTAAAAAACCAGATAGCGAATGTCCTAACGGACGGTGGCACGCAAGCAACCTGGTCTGCCCTATGGGATAGTACTGGTTCAGTGTTGTGGTTTGCCCGGTCTGTCGGCCCTATTGATTCACAGGAATGGCGCTTGGTTGAAAGCTGGCTGGCGAATTATCGCTGTGACGAGTTACCCTGCGTACCGGTGATCCGGGAAATTCCCGCAGGTTACGACTCCGCCGTTACCATGCGCCTGGATTGTGATGAGGATGTAGAGTCAGCCAGACCACTCTGGGAAACTTACTGTGAACTCGAAGTGCCATTATCCCTTGCCCTGCATGCAACGGTACTTACAGACCCCAAGCACCATAAACTGCCACTTGATGTGCTGGGAAGCGGCGGTTCGATTCTTTCCCATACGCTCACACACGCTCCTAACTGGGGTGGCAGCTACGAAGCCGCACTGCATGAAGGTGCCGAATCAAGGGCAGTTATAGAGCGAGCAATCGGACATTCCGTTCGGTATGCCGTTTCACCGTTTCATCACACACCGGAATATGCCAGAAAGGCCCTCGCCGATGCAGGTTATGAAGGCTGTGTAGGCGGGATTATTAATTGCGACCCCGATTTTATGACTGCTCGTTCGGGCGTTCCGGTTGGACAAGGGAGTGGCTTTATAGGATTTGCCCAGCAATGCATGTTGCATGGTGACTGTATGCAGGATAGTGAAGACCCGATCAGAATTTTCAAACAAGCATTCAGTAGCGCAAAGCAAAGTGCACAGTTTTTCGGATTTCTGGATCACCCATTCTCAGAGCGGTATCAGTATGGCTGGGAATCGGAAGTACAGCGTACCGAAGTGCATCGTAGCCTGATAGAAAGCATGCGTAAATCGGGTGGCAATGTACTATTTGCCAGTATGGAAGATGCATTTGATTTTCTAAAAGCAAAAGCATCGGTGGCAGGGGTATATGAAAACGGACAGTACCAACTTAGTACCCCGCAAATTGCGCCGGCAAGTTGGCAGATTGAGTGCGAATACCGGAATGAGCGGCAGGTCATCGGGGCCGGAGGGTGCTTGCTGTGA
- a CDS encoding glycosyltransferase has protein sequence MKRLLYICHDAHFHGAQLLSLSIISTLKQQFGYSVTTVLLNDGELKEEFERCSDVIEYWSLGYREWVKFLADARAKSNVCVSNTVVSGRVINDLKSAGFRVTSLIHELPTLIRSYELGAVAADIGRLSDVVVFPAEYVRDKYLEYFQIEKEIVILPQGLYKKPDRLSTESKLELRARLGIPKGAKVVSGIGFADIRKGVDLFVQVASLVSKSSDLFHFIWVGELHREIREWLIHDINILGVADRVHFVGKQKSVDSFYEISDIMLMTSREDPFPSTVLEAISHGAYVIGFEHAGGAETVLREGCGETVPYLDVAAMANVVLGNECNHDRAQLIEYARQKFDFQGYVLDLLKRAYGGLSITAIVPSYNYQHLIYDRLRSIVEQSFSVDEIIVLDDSSTDNSQVEIQRFVEEYSGPIKIKVDLASDNSGSVFLQWQKGLKMASGDLIWIAEADDVADPSFIENLVPSFSDKDVRLAYCESKQLDSSGQEIAPDYRAYTGEIDANHWKQSFVNDGVNEIKRFMSVKNTIPNVSAVLFRRPDSDCFFSEVNKYRVAGDWVFYLHLLSEGKVAYVADSLNGHRRHDASQTSTLAKDDHFFEISDVQDLIRERFGVSPVIEEKIAGYREFLREYFGLTHLVR, from the coding sequence ATGAAACGTCTTCTTTACATTTGCCATGATGCGCATTTTCATGGGGCGCAGCTGCTATCACTTTCAATTATTAGCACGTTGAAGCAGCAGTTTGGCTACTCAGTTACTACAGTCCTGTTGAATGATGGGGAGTTGAAAGAAGAATTTGAGCGATGCTCAGACGTTATTGAGTATTGGTCATTGGGATATAGGGAGTGGGTAAAATTTCTTGCTGATGCAAGAGCGAAATCGAACGTCTGTGTTAGTAATACAGTAGTGTCGGGGCGGGTTATTAACGATTTGAAATCTGCGGGCTTCCGTGTCACCTCTTTAATTCATGAACTGCCTACATTGATACGAAGCTATGAGCTTGGCGCCGTGGCAGCGGACATCGGTCGTTTGTCAGACGTGGTAGTCTTTCCTGCTGAATATGTTAGGGATAAGTATCTGGAGTATTTTCAGATAGAGAAAGAAATAGTGATACTTCCTCAGGGCTTATATAAGAAGCCTGACCGGTTATCAACTGAATCCAAACTTGAGTTACGTGCTCGCCTTGGAATTCCAAAAGGCGCAAAGGTTGTCTCTGGAATCGGCTTCGCGGATATCAGAAAGGGCGTGGATTTGTTTGTCCAGGTCGCATCCTTGGTTTCGAAGTCTAGTGACTTATTTCATTTTATTTGGGTGGGAGAGCTGCATCGTGAAATTCGTGAATGGCTCATACATGATATCAATATTCTTGGCGTGGCGGATCGGGTTCATTTTGTAGGTAAGCAAAAGAGCGTGGATAGTTTCTACGAGATATCTGACATAATGCTAATGACTTCCAGGGAAGATCCTTTTCCGAGTACAGTGCTGGAAGCTATCAGTCATGGGGCCTATGTTATAGGTTTTGAACATGCCGGTGGTGCCGAAACTGTTTTAAGAGAGGGTTGTGGTGAGACTGTGCCTTACCTTGATGTTGCTGCTATGGCCAATGTTGTTTTAGGTAACGAGTGTAATCACGATCGTGCTCAGCTCATCGAATATGCTCGGCAAAAGTTTGATTTTCAGGGTTATGTACTGGACTTGCTTAAACGTGCCTATGGTGGGCTGTCTATAACCGCGATAGTGCCAAGTTATAATTATCAGCACCTTATATATGATCGCTTGCGGTCGATCGTGGAGCAGTCCTTTTCTGTAGATGAGATCATTGTGCTCGATGATTCATCTACGGATAATAGCCAGGTAGAAATACAGAGGTTTGTTGAGGAATATTCTGGCCCTATTAAAATCAAGGTGGATCTTGCGTCTGATAATTCCGGCTCAGTATTTTTGCAGTGGCAGAAAGGTCTGAAAATGGCAAGCGGAGACCTGATCTGGATTGCTGAGGCCGATGATGTTGCAGATCCCTCCTTTATTGAGAATTTGGTACCTAGTTTTAGCGACAAAGACGTCAGATTGGCTTATTGTGAATCGAAACAATTGGACTCCTCAGGTCAAGAGATTGCGCCTGACTATCGTGCATATACAGGTGAAATTGATGCGAACCATTGGAAGCAGTCATTCGTAAATGATGGCGTAAATGAAATCAAGCGATTTATGTCTGTAAAAAATACTATACCAAACGTTTCGGCAGTACTGTTTCGGCGGCCGGATAGTGATTGTTTTTTTTCAGAGGTCAATAAGTACCGAGTTGCGGGTGATTGGGTTTTTTATCTACATCTTTTGAGCGAGGGAAAAGTCGCCTATGTCGCTGATTCGCTCAATGGGCATCGTAGACACGACGCCAGCCAGACATCGACCTTAGCCAAGGATGATCATTTCTTCGAGATAAGTGATGTCCAGGATTTAATTCGTGAGCGCTTTGGTGTTTCACCTGTGATCGAAGAAAAAATAGCCGGATATCGTGAATTTCTTCGCGAATATTTTGGTTTAACCCATTTGGTCAGATAG
- a CDS encoding class I SAM-dependent methyltransferase, which produces MVDEIIKRESGFCDCCKSEVTFESSQVWLRDYYLCKNCGCIPRERHLAYVIDQCVPNWEELVIHESSPVSRGVSKLLRDKCPNYITSQFWPKDKRSEINGVHNIDLESQSFASESFDLVVTQDVFEHLPRPDLAAKEIYRTLKAGGYFISTIPLVNKFSSTDRWANLVDGEVQFVGEPEFHGNPIDPKGSPVFWHYGYDLANELSRWAGFVSMIVSNVIPGRGLEAEFNEVVVCRKGR; this is translated from the coding sequence ATGGTTGATGAAATAATTAAGAGAGAAAGCGGATTTTGTGATTGTTGTAAGTCTGAAGTTACATTTGAATCATCCCAAGTCTGGCTCAGAGATTACTATCTGTGTAAGAATTGTGGATGTATTCCAAGGGAGCGTCATCTTGCGTATGTAATCGATCAATGCGTTCCTAACTGGGAAGAGCTTGTTATACATGAGTCATCACCTGTTTCGAGGGGTGTATCTAAATTGTTAAGAGATAAGTGTCCAAACTATATCACCAGTCAATTTTGGCCCAAGGATAAACGTAGTGAGATCAATGGAGTTCACAACATAGACTTAGAATCACAATCTTTTGCGTCAGAATCGTTTGATTTGGTGGTTACTCAAGATGTTTTTGAGCACTTGCCTCGTCCGGATCTGGCCGCAAAAGAAATATATAGAACTTTAAAAGCCGGAGGGTATTTTATATCCACGATACCCTTAGTTAACAAGTTTTCTTCAACAGATCGCTGGGCAAATTTAGTCGATGGGGAAGTACAATTTGTAGGTGAGCCAGAATTTCATGGTAATCCAATCGACCCTAAAGGATCACCTGTGTTTTGGCATTATGGCTATGATCTGGCGAACGAGCTATCTAGATGGGCTGGCTTTGTCAGTATGATAGTCAGTAACGTTATTCCAGGTCGAGGACTTGAAGCTGAATTTAATGAGGTGGTTGTTTGTAGAAAGGGGCGATAA
- a CDS encoding glycosyltransferase: MIRSDFCVRAISGSDPNVYQLFSSIKDRVEKEAFISVWSGVHLKKLINISHAARTFLNARSDNFPTLTNCELIIHRLRGDLNESFDLDTESGLGGFRSWLDYRGVKEIPSCAQADIEQEAYRSVWSSINLKKSATISAEANAFLSINSERYSLFTNREVIVHEIRPDLRQSFDLNLDAGQSGYRAWLDTRGAAEIPLKLRAVTDSSQFLQADEYGVDLLSLLGRLLGVESQSSAMDQALEQLRGPLRQWLLVTNDRVEAEANLAIWFGLKLARNVALSQHAAKYLCLKVVQMPGLLNWQLILYKLDSELHKEYDLGTKEGISQYSQWLGDARIAEDFSALLTNRSQVVSREYGVNIIGLGNRTLGIGEDVRCVVKCLELAEIPFCVINYPEESSSDKNDELNSDYIRAELIYNISIFVMPVNEVLRFFLEKESLVKGQYNIAYSPWELPYMPEEHLAVFNVVDELWCSSQYIQSGVPSKFQNRTVLLPLSFNFTQLSQSATVKKNRAFSFLFIFDSLSFPSRKNPQVVINAFKQAFGQNSDVKLTIKTMHLERISAKVSREISAMVKDVQNINLIDSVYGKQQLVDLIASHHIFVSAHRAEGFGRLLPEVMHLKVPCIVSNFSGNTDYCSEDNCIFLDGHLVPVGDEYQFSDDRQYWFDADLNDLSEKMSLSMNQYDDCKKKAEQAKMDTERLGIENMYPELARQVDRIQKTVFGLPSAGSRLT; this comes from the coding sequence ATGATTCGATCAGATTTTTGCGTTCGGGCGATATCAGGTTCTGATCCCAATGTGTATCAACTATTTTCTTCAATTAAAGATCGAGTAGAGAAAGAAGCATTTATTTCGGTATGGAGTGGAGTTCATCTTAAAAAGTTAATAAATATTTCACATGCAGCCAGAACATTTTTGAACGCTCGTTCTGACAATTTTCCAACATTAACAAATTGTGAATTAATTATTCATCGGCTCCGGGGTGATTTAAATGAAAGTTTCGATTTGGATACCGAATCAGGTCTTGGAGGGTTTCGAAGCTGGCTGGATTATCGGGGTGTAAAGGAAATCCCATCTTGCGCACAAGCGGATATAGAACAAGAAGCTTATAGATCAGTATGGAGCTCTATCAACCTAAAGAAGTCCGCGACTATCTCGGCTGAAGCGAATGCGTTTCTCAGTATCAACTCTGAAAGGTATTCTCTATTTACAAACCGGGAAGTGATTGTCCATGAAATAAGACCGGATTTGAGGCAAAGCTTCGATCTAAATCTTGATGCAGGGCAGAGCGGCTACCGAGCTTGGCTAGATACCCGGGGTGCAGCGGAAATACCTTTGAAATTACGCGCTGTAACGGATTCCAGTCAGTTTTTACAGGCAGATGAATATGGGGTGGATTTACTCTCCTTGCTTGGGCGTTTGTTAGGGGTCGAGTCCCAAAGTAGTGCTATGGATCAGGCTTTGGAGCAATTGCGGGGACCGCTCCGTCAGTGGCTTTTGGTTACAAACGACCGTGTTGAAGCGGAAGCAAACCTAGCGATTTGGTTTGGATTAAAACTAGCAAGGAATGTGGCATTGTCACAGCACGCAGCGAAATACCTTTGTTTGAAAGTTGTGCAAATGCCAGGTTTGCTAAATTGGCAATTGATTTTGTATAAGCTGGATTCGGAGCTGCATAAGGAATACGACCTCGGAACAAAGGAAGGTATTTCTCAATATAGTCAATGGCTAGGGGATGCCCGAATCGCAGAGGATTTTTCTGCATTATTAACAAATAGGTCTCAAGTTGTCTCCAGAGAATACGGGGTGAATATTATAGGCTTAGGTAACAGGACGCTTGGAATTGGCGAAGACGTCAGATGCGTAGTGAAATGTCTCGAACTGGCCGAAATCCCCTTCTGTGTTATTAACTATCCAGAGGAATCCTCTTCTGATAAAAACGATGAGCTGAATTCGGATTATATTAGAGCAGAGTTAATATACAATATCAGTATCTTTGTGATGCCTGTTAACGAAGTTTTACGCTTTTTTCTAGAAAAGGAATCTTTGGTAAAAGGGCAATATAATATTGCCTACTCACCTTGGGAGCTCCCATACATGCCGGAAGAGCATTTGGCCGTTTTTAATGTGGTTGATGAGCTCTGGTGCTCTTCTCAATATATTCAGTCAGGTGTCCCAAGTAAATTCCAAAATAGAACAGTATTATTGCCATTAAGCTTCAATTTTACACAACTGAGTCAGAGTGCCACAGTTAAGAAAAATAGGGCGTTCTCTTTTCTATTTATATTTGACTCGCTATCTTTCCCTTCCCGCAAAAATCCGCAAGTGGTGATAAATGCCTTCAAGCAGGCTTTTGGGCAGAATTCTGATGTTAAATTGACCATCAAAACCATGCATTTGGAGCGAATCTCAGCCAAGGTTTCCAGGGAAATAAGCGCCATGGTTAAGGATGTTCAGAATATTAACCTTATCGATTCGGTTTACGGAAAACAACAGCTCGTTGATCTGATTGCCAGCCACCACATTTTTGTGTCAGCTCATCGAGCAGAAGGCTTTGGGCGTTTGTTGCCGGAAGTTATGCATTTGAAAGTCCCCTGCATTGTCAGTAATTTTTCAGGTAATACTGATTATTGCTCGGAAGATAATTGCATATTCTTGGATGGTCATTTGGTGCCGGTAGGAGATGAATACCAGTTTTCCGATGATAGGCAATATTGGTTTGATGCCGATCTAAACGATCTATCAGAAAAAATGTCACTGAGCATGAATCAATACGATGATTGTAAGAAAAAAGCAGAGCAGGCAAAAATGGATACAGAGAGGCTGGGTATAGAAAATATGTATCCTGAACTTGCGAGACAAGTAGATAGAATACAAAAAACTGTTTTTGGTTTGCCGTCAGCAGGCAGTCGCTTAACTTGA
- a CDS encoding glycosyltransferase yields the protein MKSKDVILFSTADWDTPYWTNKQHTAVHLAKMGYRVLYVETVGIRPPKLSSGRDMTRIFKRLWRSFRGPSKARENVWVLSPLTVPFFHGSAFISMLNTWLLKAFLNVSLLILRFNFPLIWTYHPYMLDAIKGIQYSKIAYHCVDDLSAIPGVDIESFRTSERKLLEAVDVVFTTSEKLTQHCKQYSHSVHFMPNVVDYEHFVNARDVQMLPEDIACIPSPRIGYVGVLSNFKVDFKLVYEVAGRRPDWHWVFIGEEREGQKDEMIQQLKALPNVHFLGRKSYEVLPKYMAGLDVATLPTLINDYTSSMFPMKLFEYLASGVRVVSTPLQLGGVEYLDVKVASDTDSFCTCLLQQIKKGKIGIQESRSQVGANTWKARIEKMMNLLSVNVGPMY from the coding sequence ATGAAGAGTAAGGATGTCATTTTATTTTCGACTGCAGACTGGGATACGCCGTACTGGACTAATAAGCAGCATACTGCGGTTCATTTGGCAAAAATGGGCTATCGTGTATTGTACGTAGAAACTGTGGGGATTAGGCCGCCGAAGTTGAGTTCTGGGCGGGATATGACCCGTATATTCAAGCGGTTGTGGCGATCTTTCAGAGGACCTAGTAAAGCTCGCGAGAATGTTTGGGTTTTATCACCATTAACTGTTCCTTTTTTCCACGGATCGGCTTTTATTTCAATGTTGAACACGTGGTTACTAAAAGCTTTTCTCAACGTTTCGCTCTTGATACTCCGCTTTAATTTTCCTCTTATTTGGACCTATCACCCTTATATGCTTGACGCTATAAAAGGTATTCAATATAGCAAGATAGCTTACCATTGTGTTGACGACTTATCAGCTATTCCGGGAGTAGATATAGAATCGTTTAGGACTTCTGAGCGTAAATTGCTTGAAGCGGTTGACGTGGTTTTCACTACAAGCGAAAAGCTAACCCAACATTGCAAGCAATATAGTCATAGTGTTCATTTTATGCCGAATGTGGTTGATTACGAGCACTTTGTTAATGCGCGAGATGTGCAAATGCTACCGGAGGACATTGCATGTATTCCTTCACCTAGAATTGGCTATGTTGGTGTGCTTTCGAACTTTAAGGTAGATTTTAAGCTTGTATATGAAGTTGCAGGTAGGCGGCCTGATTGGCATTGGGTTTTCATTGGGGAAGAGCGCGAAGGCCAGAAGGATGAGATGATTCAGCAATTGAAAGCATTACCAAACGTCCACTTTCTTGGGCGCAAGAGTTATGAAGTCTTACCAAAATATATGGCGGGGCTCGATGTTGCAACATTACCAACGCTGATAAATGATTATACTTCTTCAATGTTCCCTATGAAATTGTTTGAGTATTTGGCCTCTGGGGTTCGGGTTGTATCAACGCCGTTGCAATTGGGTGGCGTTGAATATCTCGATGTTAAGGTCGCCAGCGACACTGATAGTTTCTGCACCTGTTTGCTGCAGCAGATTAAAAAAGGGAAAATTGGTATTCAGGAGTCTAGGAGTCAGGTTGGCGCGAATACCTGGAAAGCTAGAATTGAAAAGATGATGAATTTACTGAGCGTAAATGTTGGGCCAATGTATTAG
- a CDS encoding glycoside hydrolase family 99-like domain-containing protein, whose product MEKEIQKRYIDELFRNRGKSQCYESKMKEPHIQADQVARLIAFYLPQFHTIPENDRWWGEGFTEWTNVTKAIPQFLGHYQPRLPDALGYYDLNHVETLKKQVDLAKWYGLYGFCFYYYWFSGRRVLEKPIANFLRHKEIDFPFCICWANENWTKTWDGLENDVLLKQEYTSLDPEQFAMDVSPVLRDSRYIRVDGKPLLIIYRPAIIPNFMAWLDIWREVFAREGVGEVLVYMVQGFTQYDPKPWGCDGAIEFPPHNIGFGSENTAANHHVINPEFSGEIVEAATILQNARKNESMKGDYRWIRGCCPSWDNDARKPGRGWTLSDSTPDHFYEWLKYIVGEGAPSKNRNKENLVFVNAWNEWAEGAHLEPDRRYGYAYLNRIAKILKGS is encoded by the coding sequence ATGGAAAAAGAAATTCAAAAACGATACATAGACGAACTCTTTCGTAACCGGGGAAAGAGTCAGTGTTACGAATCGAAGATGAAAGAACCGCATATCCAAGCAGATCAGGTGGCACGCCTTATAGCTTTTTACCTTCCTCAATTTCATACGATTCCTGAAAATGATCGCTGGTGGGGTGAGGGCTTTACTGAATGGACCAACGTAACAAAAGCGATTCCTCAGTTTCTTGGTCATTATCAGCCGCGATTGCCTGATGCGCTCGGGTACTACGATTTGAATCACGTAGAGACATTGAAGAAGCAGGTTGATCTTGCTAAATGGTATGGGCTCTATGGATTCTGTTTTTACTACTACTGGTTTTCAGGGCGGAGGGTTCTTGAAAAGCCGATTGCTAATTTTTTGAGACACAAAGAAATTGATTTTCCATTTTGTATTTGCTGGGCAAACGAAAATTGGACTAAGACCTGGGATGGCCTTGAAAACGATGTTCTGCTAAAACAAGAGTATACTTCATTGGATCCGGAGCAGTTTGCAATGGATGTTTCACCCGTTTTGAGGGACTCAAGATATATCAGGGTTGATGGAAAGCCGTTGTTAATTATCTATCGGCCAGCCATCATACCTAATTTTATGGCTTGGCTGGATATTTGGAGAGAGGTCTTCGCTCGGGAGGGAGTGGGTGAGGTTCTGGTCTACATGGTACAGGGTTTCACTCAGTACGACCCTAAGCCCTGGGGATGTGATGGGGCCATAGAATTTCCGCCCCACAATATTGGTTTTGGCTCAGAGAATACAGCAGCAAACCATCACGTTATAAATCCTGAGTTCAGTGGTGAAATAGTAGAGGCGGCCACCATACTGCAAAACGCGCGCAAAAACGAGTCAATGAAAGGTGATTACCGTTGGATACGTGGCTGCTGCCCATCGTGGGATAACGATGCCCGTAAGCCAGGCAGAGGATGGACTTTGTCTGATTCTACTCCTGATCACTTTTATGAGTGGCTTAAATACATTGTAGGTGAAGGCGCTCCATCTAAAAATCGTAATAAAGAAAATCTTGTCTTTGTTAACGCCTGGAATGAGTGGGCGGAAGGAGCACATCTGGAGCCAGATAGGCGGTACGGGTATGCGTACCTGAACCGTATTGCCAAAATTTTGAAGGGGTCTTAG